The Ornithinimicrobium faecis region ATTCTGGTGAACACGCTCGTCGCCAACGTCACGACGAGTTTCCTGTGGTTCGCGGTGACCTTCTGGGTCTATCTCGGCACGCGGTCGGTCCTGGCGACGGCGCTGATCGGTGGTGCCTTCATGCTGCTGGTGGCGGCGACCGGGATCCCTTTCGGCACCTACGTGGACCGCACGCGCAAGCGAGCCGTGATGGTGACCGCGACGCTGACCACGCTGGTGGCCTTCATCGTCGGTGGTCTGATCTATGCCACGGTCGGTCCCGCCGAGATTCTTGACATGACAGGGCCGTGGTTCTGGCTGTTCACCGGGGTCATCCTTTTCGGAGGTGTCGTCGAGAATGCCCGGAACATCGCGTTGTCCACCACAGTCACCCTCCTCGTCGCCACGGAGGACCGGGCCAGGGCCAACGGCCTCGTCGGCACGGTGCAGGGTGTCAGCCTCCTGGTCACCAGCGTGTTCTCGGGGCTGGCCGTCGGCTTCCTGGGGATGGGGTGGACGATTGTGATCGCGATCTGCGGCTTGACGCTGTCTGCCGCCCACCTGCTCCAACTGTCGATCGACGAGCCGCGGATCGTGCGCGATCCAGACCGGGGCCGGATCGACCTGTCCGGCAGCATCACGGCCATCCGGGTTGTGCCGGGCCTCGCAGCGCTGATCGCCTTCGCAGCCTTCAACAACCTCCTCGGTGGGGTGTACATGTCCTTGATGGACCCCTACGGGTTGGAACTCTTCTCGGTGCAGGCCTGGGGTCTGGTCTTCGGGCTGTGCGCGACCGGGTTCATCGTGGGCGGTGCGCTGATCGCCCGGTACGGCCTCGGCGCCAACCCGTTGCGGACCATGCTGTGGCTGCTGGTCGCCATGGGCCTGGTCGCGGCCGTCTTCACCGTGCGTGAGGTCGCCTGGCTCTACGTCGCTGGCATCTGGCTCTACATGGCTTTCACTCCTGCTGTCGAAGCGGGCGAGCAGACAGTGATCCAGAGGGTGGTTCCCCTGAGGCAGCATGGACGAGTGTTCGGGCTCGCCCAAGCAGTCGAGGCGGGCGCGGCTCCGGTCAGCGCCTTCCTCATCGGCCCGGTCGTAGAACTCGGCATTCTCCCGTGGAGCCGCTCGGCGGCCGGTCAGGCGGCCCTCGAACCATGGTTGGGCACTGGGCAGATGCGTGGCATCGCCCTGGTCCTCGTTGTCAGCGGCCTGGTGCTGACCCTCGCCGCAGTCCTAGCGTTCCGAACGCAAGCGTATGGGCGGCTGTCGGCAGTCTTCAGACCCGCGGGCGGCGTGGCCGGTCCTGCACGCGAGCGAGCTCGCTCCCTGTCGGGCAGTCCCGCTCGGCGACAGACTCCAGGACGGCTTGCTGACCCGGGTGGGCAGTAACGTGAGCCGTTGCCAGCCTGTGCCAGGAGAGTGCAGACCGTCGTGACCAGATCGGAGATCGTGCCATGCCCGCTCTTGTGCCACTTGAGGTAGACATCGTCATTCAGGCACCGGTGGCGACCGTCTGGGAAGCGGTCGGCGATCCGCGGCGACTGTCGGCGTGGAGTCCGCAGGTCCGGCAGACCACCTTGCTCGACGGTGCAGATCAGGTTGCCGTCGGTGTGCGCTTCAGGAACCAGAACGAGCACGGACAGTTGGAGTGGACCACGCACGGCGAGATCGTGCAGTGTGATCCCGGCCGCGGGCTGGCCTTCCGCCTCGAGGAGAACTGGCTCCTGTGGTCCTTCACCCTGTGGGACCTCGGGGACGGGCAGACACGGCTGGTCCAGCGTCGCGACGCGCCAGAGGGCATCTCCGACTTCGCCCACGGACTGACGGAGCGATATATGGGTGGCGAACAGGCCTTCACCTCGACCATGCGGGCAGGGATGCAGCAGACACTGCAGGGGATCAAGGACGCTTGTGAGCAGCCTCGGTCCGCACGGGAGCGCTGACTCATGCCGGCTGCGCGCCTGGTGCTCGACGCGAACCAGCGTCCGACGTTGTCCACGGCCCGGCTGCGGCTGGGTGTCCCAGCTCTGAGCGACACCGCAGCGATCCTGGCGATCGCTGGTGACCCACGCACGGTCGAGCACAACCCGTCCGACCTGGTCGCTGACCTGCTGGAGGCCGAGGAGCTCGTGGGGCGTTGGGTCCAGCACTGGGACGATCGCGGCTTTGGCTATTGGTGTGTGCGCGAGGTCGGCAGCGCCACCGTCGTGGGGTATTGCGGGCTGAAGAGCATGCATGCGCAGGGCCAACCGGTCCTCAATCTGATCTATCGGCTCATCCCGGCTGTGTGGGGTCGGGGTTATGCGACCGAGGCGGCGCAGGCAGTCGTTTCGTGGGCGGGCACAGCACAGCCCAAGGCGACGATCCTCGCGAGGGTGCGACCGGACAACGAGGCCTCCCGCAGGGTTGCTCTCAAGGCCGGGCTGCGGCCAGACCCGGCACTCGACGAGAACGGGCAGGACGGTCCCGATCTCGCCTTCAGCAACAGGGGCGACCCACGGCATACGGGGGGATGAGGGTGAAGGTGTGCCGTGGAACGAACGCCGTCCGCTCGGTGTTGTGCCCTCCACGAGTCCGGCCTCCGGCCGCACACCGGCGACGGAGGGAAGGACCATGCGAGCGCTGTGGGTTCTCGGACACCCCGAGGCCAACTCTCTGAACGGCCGACTCCGCGATGTCGGGGTGTCCGCGCTGCGAGATGACGGCTGGGACGTCGTCGAGTCCGACCTCTATCGCGACGGTTTCGATCCGCTCCTGGTCACCGAGGGCGGCGTGGATGTGCGCCGCGAGCAGGACAAGCTGCGTGCCGCCGATCTGCTGGTGCTGCAGTTCCCGCTCTGGTGGTACAGCATGCCGGCCATCCTCAAGGGCTGGGTGGACCGCGTCTTCGAGGCTGGCTTCGCCTATGACGTCATCGATCCGGCGACCGGCCGTGCCCGCAAGTATGGCGATGGCGGACTCGCCGGGAAGCGCGCGCTCGCGGTCGTCACCGCGGGCGACCGCCCCGGGTCACTCGAGCCCCGCGGCATCAGCGGCACGATCGAGGAGGTGCTCTGGCACCTGCTCCACGGGACGTTCTGGTACACCGGCATGGATGCGCTGCCCCCTCACCTGGTCTCCCTCGCCAGGGACGTCGATGAGGAGCGTATGCAGCGGCTCGAGGGCGACCTGGCCGCTCGACTTCGCGGGGTGATGAGTGAGCCGCGCATCCCCTACCGACCCCTGACCGAGGAGCACTACGACCACGGGATCCGGCTGCTGCCGCACGTCGCGGCGGGGGAGACCGAGCTCCGCGCTCACCAGCAGAGCCCACCTGGGGCAGGCGCCTAGCTCCGGAGCCTGGTCTCCCCGCGCGGCGGCGTCGCGTCAGGCGACCGCAGTCCCGTCCAGCTCGACCAGCTGCCCGGGGACCGCGAGCCGCTTCACGCCGAGCATGGTCGTGGTGGGGGCCACCCCAGCGGCGCCGAGGCGGGCCGCCAGGACGCCATAGTGCGGGAACAATGCGTCGACGTCGGTGGTGTAGACGTTGAGCCGGATGAGGTGCGCGAGGGTCATGCCCGCCTCATGAAGAACAGTTTCGAGGTTGTCGACGGCGAGCCGCAACTGTCCGGCCAGGTCACCGGTATGTGCAGGCTCGCCGTCACTCGTCATGGCCGTCTGCCCAGAGATGTAGAGGGTCCGAGTCTGTCCGGACACCACCTCGCCCTGGTTGAACCCCATCTCCAGGGACCACGTGACGGGATTGACTGCAGTTCGTTGCATCGGGACTCCATCCAGATCGTTGCGAGGCGTGCCGGGCCGAGTCGGCCGACGTCTGACCCCGCGATGCGAGCCTGCCAACAAATCACGACACCCTGTGTCAGGTTTTCGATAGGTTTCTCGTGTGCGTGCTGATCGACTCGTTGCGCTGGTGCTGCTCCTGCGCCAGCGCGGTCGCCTGACGTCAGAAGCCCTGGCCCGGGAGCTGGAGGTCTCCACGCGCACCGTGCTGCGTGACATCGAGGCGTTGTCCACGGCTGGAGTCCCGGTCTATGCCGAGCGTGGGAGACACGGTGGCTTCGCACTCTTGCCCGGCTTCCGGTCCGAGCTCACCGGCCTGAACCATGAGGAGGCGCTCGCGCTGCTGACCGTTGGGTCGGAGCGCGGCGAGCGAATCTTTGGTCTGAGTGCTGCCCTGGGCTCGGCGATGCGCAAGGTGGTTGACGCGCTGCCGGCAGGCCACCAGGCCAGCGTGAGTGACGCGGCGCAACGACTCCTCATCGAGCCAGAGACCGACCTGCTCTCGCGTCGCACGGTCACCGAGGGCGTCGCAGCGGCCGTGATGAGTGAAGTGCGCAGCGCTGTCCTCTCCGGTCACAAGGTGCGCTTCGACTATGCCGCCCTCGACAAGCCACCGCAGCAGCGGACGGTGGATCCGATCGGTCTGGTGACCGTGCGTGGCCGCACCTACCTGCTGGCGATCAGAGAGGGCGAAGACCGCACCTACCGACTCTCCCGCATGGTGACCGCCACGGAGCTCGCCGAGCCGGCGCAGCGACCGGATCGGGTGGACCTCGATCGGATCTGGCGGGAGCGGACGGCACGATTCTTGGCGGAGGACCACCTGACCGTGCTGGTGCGGATCAAGCCGACCCGACGCGAAGAGCTGCTGAATGCCGTGCGTGCTGTGCGTGCGGAGGAGCCCGAGCCCGATGCGTGGCTGCGCCTGGAGGTCACGTTTGAGGATCTCCGTCACGCGGTGTGGGCCCTCTGGCAGCTAGGCACCGACGTCGAGGCTCTTGCGCCAGACTCCCTGCGGGTCGCCTTGCGCAACCGTGCCGCCACCGTGGCGGCACGTTATGAGGAGCCGCTCACGGGCCCTTGAGATCCCGCGCTGCACCCCACCTGGTCACCCTCGCCCGCGACGGCGCAGTATCCTACTGCAAGTAGTATGATCGGTGACATGAGTGCCGGGCCGACGCGTGAGAAGGTCAGTTGGACGATCGAGGCTGAGGTGCTGGAGGGTGTGCGGCGTCGTGTGCCTCGGGGACAGGTGTCGGCCTATGCCACCGAAGCGCTGCGCAGGCAACTGGAGCGGGACAACCTCGACGAGTTGATCGGGGAGCTGGTTGACGTGCACGGGCCGCTGGATGAGGCTGCAGTGGCCGCGTACGTGCGAAGGTGGCAGTAGAGAAGTGGCCAGGACGCTGGTCCTGGACTCTGAGGCCGTCTCCGCCGTGGCCGAGCGTCGCAAGGGCATGGCCGAGCGGTTAGCAGCCGCCAGGGTGCTCGACGCGCGAGTGGTCCTGCCCAGCATCGTGCTCGTGGAAGTCATGACCGGCAGCGCCAGGGACGCCGCGGTGTGGCACGTGGTCAATCGCGTGCTGGTGGCCACGCTGGAGGAGACCAGCGCGGCGCGGGCCGGTGCCCTGCGCAGCGGGGGCACCAGCACCCGCCGCAAAGCACGCGACCTCACGGTCGATGCGATCGTGGCCGCTGCCGCGATCGACCACGCACCCTCCGTCGTCCTCACCGCGGACCCCGCCGACCTGACCCTTCTGGTGCAGGACCATGACGTCCTCGTGGAACCCATCTGACTCGATCGTGCGTCGGGCGGCCATGTCCGAGGGCAGCCACTGCCTCAGTTCTGAGGATCGTGGTCGGAGGTGGTGTCGGCCAGACGGTAGACGTCGCGACCGTCGACCGTGGTCGACGTGAGCTTGCCCCGGGCCACGAGCAGCAGCAGGTGCACCCGGGTCTCCATCGTGGCCAGCGCGGAGTTGAACAGGTCGAGCGTCTCGAAGGCACGCTCGTGGCGTGTCCAGTGCAGGGTCAGCGCCACATCGTGGGCCGTGAGTTCGCGGCCGGTGTCGAAGGCCGCCAGGCACTGGGTGAGTCGGAGCTCGTGGTGGTCGAGCAGCTGGTCGACCCGCTCGTGCGAGGACATCCCGACGGGGCCGTGCGCGGGCAGCACCCGCAGGTCGGGCAGGCCGCGGACCTTGGTCAGGGACGCCATGAAGTCGCCGAGCGGCTGGACGGGGTTGGCTCCCTCGAACCCGATGGAGGGCGTGATGGTGGGCAGCACGTGGTCACCCGCGAACAGCAGACCAGCGGACTGGTCGGCGAAGACATAGTGGCCCTGGGTGTGACCGGGCGTGGACACCGCGTCCAGGTCGCGCGCCCCCACCGTGATCTGGTGGTCACCCTCCAGCCAGGTGTCCGGGTCGCTCCACAGCGACGGGTCGATCCGCTCGCTGCGGAAGGCGGTGGCCCACTGCTCGGCGATCTCGGTGGCTCCGGCGCGCACCAGCACCGGTGTGTGGTGGCTCTCGCCGGGTGTGGCGTTGCGCAACTGGGCCAGGGACGTCTTCTCACCGATCCCGAGACTGAGGTGCGAGCCGACCTCCCGCCCGAGCACCACGGCCTGGGTGTAGTGGTCGCGGTGCACGTGAGTCACCAGGAAGGAGGCGATGTCGCGCACCGAATAGCCCGCCTGGGCCAGGCAACGGTCCAGGACCTGTCGTGAGGCCTCGATGGCCCAGCCGCCGTCGATGAGCGTGAGCCCTGCGTCGGTCTCGATCGCGTAGACGTTGACCGAGCGCAGTCCGTCCTGGGGGAGCGGCAGGGGGATGCGATAGATGCCGGGTGCGACCTGCCAGGCGCCCTCCTCGGTCCAGTGCGTCCCGGAGTCGGGCGAGACGGCGCGGGCTGTGGAGACGTTCTGATCCGGTGAGGTCACCGCTCGATCATGTCAGCCCGCTCAATCGCTGGTGAGCCAGCCCCGCTGCGCGGCCTGCCAGGCCAGTTGCATCCGCGTCTCCGTGTTGGCCAGTGCCATCAGCTCGCTGATCCGGCGTTGCACGGTCCGCAGGCTGACGCCCAACCGGGTGGCGATCGCCTTGTCTGTCACCCCGGCGACGAGCAACGAGAGCAGCTCCCGCTCGTCCGGTCCCAGCAGCGAGGCCCGAGACGTCACCTGGACCTGGTCGCCCGATTCACCGACGTGCAGCGGCGAGGCGTCCGACCAGTACGCGTCGAAGAGCGCGATCAGCGCGGTGAGCAGGTTGGAGTCGCGCACCAGGGCGGCCGTGGGCTCGTCGCTGCCCTCGCGGTTGGTGATCAGCGGGCACAGCGCCAGACTGCGGTCGGCGACAGCCAGCCGCAACGGGAGCGACGGAGCGGCTCGGGCCACCTCCCCAGCGCGCACCCCACGCTCCACATTGACGAGCATGGTGGGGTCGTCGAGCATCGCCTGCTCATAGATGACGCGGTAACGCACGCCCCGGGCCAGGCCCGTGTATTCCTCGTCGTTCTCCCCGGAGGCCATGGCGACGTGACCGGCCTTGCAGAACCAGAGCATCTCCTCCCGGGTGGATTGCTGCACCGTGCGCAGGGCCTGCCGGATGCCAGCGGCTCCGTGCACCACCTCGACCAGTTGGTCGGCATCTCGACGGCGCGCGTTGGCCCGGTGTTCCTCGGCCAGCTTGGTGACCGCCAGCGTGGCCTCGGTCAGCTCCTGGTGACCGCGCAGCAGCAGCGGGGCGAAGGCGACGTCGGGTGCAGCGGCAGCGACCCGGGGCGGCGTCTCCTCGACGAGAGTCGCGAGCCCCTGGTCGCGGAGCCGGCGCACGGCGGCCTCGGTGTCCGGGAGGGGGCGGTCGGCCAGCTCGGCCAGGTGGCTGACGTCGGTCTCGACCGCACGGACCAGCAGCCGATACAGCTCCTCATCGGAGGGGCCCAGTCCGGTCGCCCGCAGACTCATGACGGGAACTGCCAGGTGTCTCGGGCACTGAAGTGATGGACACGCATCGTCCCATCATGACGTGCCACCCGATCAGCGTGCAGCCCGTTTGGCCCGGTCGGGCCGCCCAGAGGGTCCTGACGCCACAGGGTGGGAGTCTTCACTCTCCGGTGCCGGCGCCCCTGGCCGGAGTGACCGGGAGGAAGGTGGCCGCCGTGAAGCCGTGCTCCGTGAACGCCTGGGTCACGGCAGCCTCGACCTGCGGGACTCGAGTCGACTCCACGAGGGCAATGACGGCGCCACCGAACCCGCCGCCGGTCATCCGGGCGCCGAGGGCACCGGCTGAGACGGCGCTCTGAACTGCCACGTCGACCTCGGGCACCGTGTTCTCAAAGTCGGTGCGAGCGGCCTCGTGACTCTGCGTCAGGACCGGGCCGACCTCTGCGAGCCGGCCAGCGCGGACCAGGTCGACGGACTGCAGGACCCTGGCGTTCTCCCCGAGCACATAGCGCGCCCGGCGCATCACCACGTCGTCCCCGAGCTCGGTCAGGGCGGCGGCGACATCCTCCACGTCCCGCAGTGCCACCACCCCGAGCCGTCGAGCAGCCTCCTCACAGGCCTGGCGACGCTCGGCATACGCACCGTCGACGTGCTGGTGCGGCGCATTGGTGTCGATGACGAGGAGAACCAACCCCTGGTCGGCCAACCCCGCTGGAACCGGCTCGACCGACAGGGCCCGGGCGTCAAAGAACGACAGGTGATCCGGCACCGAGTGCAGCACCGCCATCTGGTCCAGCAATCCGGTCGGGGCACCGACATAGTCGTTCTCGGCCCGCTGGATGATCCTGGCCAGCTCCGTGCGGTCGGGCTCCAGGCCGGCCAACCCGCAGAGCGCGAGGGCGACCGCACACTCCAGCGAGTGGGAGGAGGACAGCCCCGCACCGACGGGGACGGCGCTGCTGATCGTCAGGTCAGCACCCGGGGTGTCCA contains the following coding sequences:
- a CDS encoding helix-turn-helix transcriptional regulator; its protein translation is MSLRATGLGPSDEELYRLLVRAVETDVSHLAELADRPLPDTEAAVRRLRDQGLATLVEETPPRVAAAAPDVAFAPLLLRGHQELTEATLAVTKLAEEHRANARRRDADQLVEVVHGAAGIRQALRTVQQSTREEMLWFCKAGHVAMASGENDEEYTGLARGVRYRVIYEQAMLDDPTMLVNVERGVRAGEVARAAPSLPLRLAVADRSLALCPLITNREGSDEPTAALVRDSNLLTALIALFDAYWSDASPLHVGESGDQVQVTSRASLLGPDERELLSLLVAGVTDKAIATRLGVSLRTVQRRISELMALANTETRMQLAWQAAQRGWLTSD
- a CDS encoding GNAT family N-acetyltransferase; translated protein: MPAARLVLDANQRPTLSTARLRLGVPALSDTAAILAIAGDPRTVEHNPSDLVADLLEAEELVGRWVQHWDDRGFGYWCVREVGSATVVGYCGLKSMHAQGQPVLNLIYRLIPAVWGRGYATEAAQAVVSWAGTAQPKATILARVRPDNEASRRVALKAGLRPDPALDENGQDGPDLAFSNRGDPRHTGG
- a CDS encoding SRPBCC family protein — protein: MPALVPLEVDIVIQAPVATVWEAVGDPRRLSAWSPQVRQTTLLDGADQVAVGVRFRNQNEHGQLEWTTHGEIVQCDPGRGLAFRLEENWLLWSFTLWDLGDGQTRLVQRRDAPEGISDFAHGLTERYMGGEQAFTSTMRAGMQQTLQGIKDACEQPRSARER
- the galK gene encoding galactokinase, producing MRREGLPERVWSAPGRVNLIGDHTDYNDGFALPFALPLRTVVRARPCTDGVIHARSAGHEDVTFAPPGQPGDVAGWGSYVAGVAWALQQSGLDTPGADLTISSAVPVGAGLSSSHSLECAVALALCGLAGLEPDRTELARIIQRAENDYVGAPTGLLDQMAVLHSVPDHLSFFDARALSVEPVPAGLADQGLVLLVIDTNAPHQHVDGAYAERRQACEEAARRLGVVALRDVEDVAAALTELGDDVVMRRARYVLGENARVLQSVDLVRAGRLAEVGPVLTQSHEAARTDFENTVPEVDVAVQSAVSAGALGARMTGGGFGGAVIALVESTRVPQVEAAVTQAFTEHGFTAATFLPVTPARGAGTGE
- a CDS encoding NAD(P)H-dependent oxidoreductase, which codes for MRALWVLGHPEANSLNGRLRDVGVSALRDDGWDVVESDLYRDGFDPLLVTEGGVDVRREQDKLRAADLLVLQFPLWWYSMPAILKGWVDRVFEAGFAYDVIDPATGRARKYGDGGLAGKRALAVVTAGDRPGSLEPRGISGTIEEVLWHLLHGTFWYTGMDALPPHLVSLARDVDEERMQRLEGDLAARLRGVMSEPRIPYRPLTEEHYDHGIRLLPHVAAGETELRAHQQSPPGAGA
- a CDS encoding CopG family transcriptional regulator; its protein translation is MSAGPTREKVSWTIEAEVLEGVRRRVPRGQVSAYATEALRRQLERDNLDELIGELVDVHGPLDEAAVAAYVRRWQ
- a CDS encoding RidA family protein, whose protein sequence is MQRTAVNPVTWSLEMGFNQGEVVSGQTRTLYISGQTAMTSDGEPAHTGDLAGQLRLAVDNLETVLHEAGMTLAHLIRLNVYTTDVDALFPHYGVLAARLGAAGVAPTTTMLGVKRLAVPGQLVELDGTAVA
- a CDS encoding MFS transporter — its product is MRQFRAILVNTLVANVTTSFLWFAVTFWVYLGTRSVLATALIGGAFMLLVAATGIPFGTYVDRTRKRAVMVTATLTTLVAFIVGGLIYATVGPAEILDMTGPWFWLFTGVILFGGVVENARNIALSTTVTLLVATEDRARANGLVGTVQGVSLLVTSVFSGLAVGFLGMGWTIVIAICGLTLSAAHLLQLSIDEPRIVRDPDRGRIDLSGSITAIRVVPGLAALIAFAAFNNLLGGVYMSLMDPYGLELFSVQAWGLVFGLCATGFIVGGALIARYGLGANPLRTMLWLLVAMGLVAAVFTVREVAWLYVAGIWLYMAFTPAVEAGEQTVIQRVVPLRQHGRVFGLAQAVEAGAAPVSAFLIGPVVELGILPWSRSAAGQAALEPWLGTGQMRGIALVLVVSGLVLTLAAVLAFRTQAYGRLSAVFRPAGGVAGPARERARSLSGSPARRQTPGRLADPGGQ
- a CDS encoding MBL fold metallo-hydrolase, whose product is MTSPDQNVSTARAVSPDSGTHWTEEGAWQVAPGIYRIPLPLPQDGLRSVNVYAIETDAGLTLIDGGWAIEASRQVLDRCLAQAGYSVRDIASFLVTHVHRDHYTQAVVLGREVGSHLSLGIGEKTSLAQLRNATPGESHHTPVLVRAGATEIAEQWATAFRSERIDPSLWSDPDTWLEGDHQITVGARDLDAVSTPGHTQGHYVFADQSAGLLFAGDHVLPTITPSIGFEGANPVQPLGDFMASLTKVRGLPDLRVLPAHGPVGMSSHERVDQLLDHHELRLTQCLAAFDTGRELTAHDVALTLHWTRHERAFETLDLFNSALATMETRVHLLLLVARGKLTSTTVDGRDVYRLADTTSDHDPQN
- a CDS encoding helix-turn-helix transcriptional regulator — protein: MRADRLVALVLLLRQRGRLTSEALARELEVSTRTVLRDIEALSTAGVPVYAERGRHGGFALLPGFRSELTGLNHEEALALLTVGSERGERIFGLSAALGSAMRKVVDALPAGHQASVSDAAQRLLIEPETDLLSRRTVTEGVAAAVMSEVRSAVLSGHKVRFDYAALDKPPQQRTVDPIGLVTVRGRTYLLAIREGEDRTYRLSRMVTATELAEPAQRPDRVDLDRIWRERTARFLAEDHLTVLVRIKPTRREELLNAVRAVRAEEPEPDAWLRLEVTFEDLRHAVWALWQLGTDVEALAPDSLRVALRNRAATVAARYEEPLTGP
- a CDS encoding PIN domain-containing protein, translating into MARTLVLDSEAVSAVAERRKGMAERLAAARVLDARVVLPSIVLVEVMTGSARDAAVWHVVNRVLVATLEETSAARAGALRSGGTSTRRKARDLTVDAIVAAAAIDHAPSVVLTADPADLTLLVQDHDVLVEPI